The following proteins come from a genomic window of Sphingosinicella flava:
- the acs gene encoding acetate--CoA ligase has protein sequence MQDRILPPAKAVQNTHCTAQDYAALHARSLSDPDGFWADQARRIDWDRFPTRIAGWSYDPVDISWFEDGILNLCFNCVDRHLPSRADQVAILWEGDEPGVARTLTYAGLYAEVVRMANCLKELGATKGDRVTLYMPMIPEAAVAMLACARIGAVHSVVFGGFSPDALRGRIDDCASRFVITADGGMRGGKLVPLKANVDEALEGSAVQSVIVVRHCGNAVAMSEGRDHWYDTLGATVPDTCPCEPMNAEDPLFILYTSGSTGKPKGVLHTTGGYAVWTATTFHYVFDYRDGEIFWCTADVGWVTGHSYVVYGPLANGATTLMYEGVPNYPDCSRNWDMVERHKVDIFYTAPTAIRALMREGAAPVKKHDRSSLRLLGTVGEPINPEAWRWYYETVGDSRCPVVDTWWQTETGGIMITTLPGAHAMKPGSAGLPFFGIAPELVDAGGNVLEGAASGNLCIARSWPGQMRTVYGDHERFVQTYFTAYRGKYFTGDGCRRDEDGYYWITGRVDDVLNVSGHRLGTAEVESALVLHPKVAEAAVVGYPHDIKGQGIYCYVTLIAGEEASEALETELKQLVRHEIGPIATPDLLHFTPALPKTRSGKIMRRILRKIAENEFATLGDTSTLADPGLVDSLIEGRRNT, from the coding sequence ATGCAGGATCGGATCCTTCCCCCGGCGAAAGCCGTCCAGAACACGCATTGCACCGCACAGGATTATGCGGCGCTCCATGCCCGCTCGCTGAGCGATCCCGACGGCTTCTGGGCCGATCAGGCGCGGCGGATCGACTGGGACCGTTTTCCCACCCGCATCGCGGGATGGTCCTACGACCCGGTCGACATAAGCTGGTTCGAAGATGGGATATTGAACCTGTGTTTCAACTGTGTGGACCGGCACCTGCCTTCCCGCGCGGACCAGGTCGCGATCCTCTGGGAAGGCGACGAGCCCGGAGTCGCCCGCACCCTCACTTATGCCGGCCTCTATGCCGAGGTGGTCCGGATGGCGAACTGCCTGAAGGAATTGGGCGCGACGAAGGGCGACCGCGTCACCCTCTACATGCCGATGATCCCCGAAGCCGCCGTCGCCATGCTCGCCTGCGCGCGGATCGGCGCGGTCCATTCGGTCGTGTTCGGCGGCTTTTCGCCCGATGCGCTTCGGGGCCGCATCGACGATTGCGCCAGCCGCTTCGTCATCACCGCGGACGGCGGCATGCGCGGCGGCAAGCTGGTGCCCTTGAAAGCCAATGTCGATGAGGCGCTGGAGGGAAGCGCCGTCCAATCCGTCATCGTCGTCCGCCATTGCGGCAATGCGGTCGCAATGTCGGAGGGCCGCGACCATTGGTACGACACGCTCGGCGCGACGGTGCCCGACACTTGCCCCTGCGAGCCGATGAATGCGGAAGATCCGCTCTTCATCCTCTACACGTCCGGATCGACGGGGAAGCCCAAGGGCGTGCTCCACACGACCGGCGGCTATGCGGTGTGGACCGCGACGACATTTCACTACGTCTTCGACTATCGCGACGGCGAAATCTTCTGGTGCACCGCCGACGTGGGCTGGGTGACCGGCCACAGCTACGTCGTCTACGGCCCGCTGGCGAACGGCGCGACGACCCTGATGTATGAAGGCGTGCCCAACTACCCGGACTGCAGCCGCAATTGGGACATGGTGGAACGGCACAAGGTCGACATCTTCTACACCGCCCCCACTGCGATCCGCGCCCTGATGCGCGAGGGCGCGGCGCCGGTCAAAAAGCATGACCGCTCCTCGCTGCGCCTGCTCGGCACGGTGGGCGAGCCGATCAATCCGGAGGCTTGGCGCTGGTATTACGAAACGGTGGGCGATAGCCGTTGCCCAGTCGTCGACACCTGGTGGCAGACCGAAACGGGCGGCATCATGATCACCACCCTGCCCGGCGCCCACGCCATGAAGCCGGGTTCGGCGGGCCTGCCCTTTTTCGGCATCGCGCCGGAACTGGTCGATGCCGGCGGCAATGTGCTGGAGGGCGCGGCCTCGGGCAACCTCTGCATCGCGCGGAGCTGGCCGGGGCAGATGCGCACCGTCTACGGCGATCACGAGCGGTTCGTGCAAACCTATTTCACCGCTTATCGCGGCAAATATTTCACCGGCGACGGCTGCCGCCGCGACGAAGACGGCTATTATTGGATCACCGGCCGGGTGGACGACGTGCTGAACGTTTCAGGGCACCGGCTCGGCACTGCGGAGGTCGAATCCGCCCTCGTCCTCCATCCAAAGGTCGCCGAGGCCGCAGTGGTCGGCTACCCCCACGACATCAAGGGCCAGGGCATTTATTGCTACGTCACCCTGATCGCGGGCGAGGAGGCGAGCGAGGCGCTGGAAACGGAGCTGAAGCAGCTCGTCCGCCACGAAATCGGCCCGATCGCGACGCCCGACCTCCTCCACTTCACCCCCGCCTTGCCGAAAACCCGATCGGGCAAGATCATGCGTCGGATCCTGCGCAAGATCGCGGAGAACGAATTCGCCACCCTCGGCGACACCTCCACCCTCGCCGATCCCGGCCTCGTCGACAGCCTGATCGAGGGACGGAGGAACACCTAA